A region of Solanum dulcamara chromosome 7, daSolDulc1.2, whole genome shotgun sequence DNA encodes the following proteins:
- the LOC129895958 gene encoding dual specificity protein kinase YAK1 homolog isoform X3, giving the protein MDEASTSSKAVDSSELAAEGTLSSSSSSPSAAASAAPSWRPSQRVFGPYLPVVQANANPHSLRVVVRRPLVARLTKDIVETYRICNPQFTYSEELNPKRFLTSPSVGVLNDGHDNANSDLILSVNLELANLDTKRRYVVKDMLGHGTFGQVAKCWVEESNAFLAVKVIKNQPAYYQQALVEVSILTTLNKKYDPDDKHHIVRIYDYFVYRRHLCIAFELLDTNLYELIKLNHFRGLSLSIVQLFSKQILRGLALMKDAGIIHCDLKPENILLCTSVKPAEVKIIDFGSACMEDRTVYSYIQSRYYRSPEVLLGYQYTTAIDMWSFGCIVAELFLGLPLFPGASEFDLLRRMIKILGGQPPDYILKDAKNTSKFFKFVGSINQEECGPGPMSRSSVYQALTEEEYEARESKKPVIGKEYFNHMNLEAIVRKYPYKKILREEEIIKENQIRLALIDFLRGLVEFDPAKRWSPVQASKHPFVTGEPFTCPYRPAPETPRLPVSQNVKVDHHPAGGHWFAAGLSPNISGRNRVAVPSSPHYQVMQYAHVGSYGSLGSHGSYHDGAALGSSYGSYGDSSNLHAFYSPVGPSGMHLYAQNGVSILGSSPDTRRFKQLPHGNGLGVSPGNFVPMSLGTSPSQFTPPSMYSQISAGSPGNYGPSSPSRGSCHGSPLGKMAAGSQYNRRKGWGYPGSYQSQEISSSSHWQGQVADGNNSSQVNSPVFGGSLMHLHSNSNPRQQGSSSANVGFSNVHSSMLGGHAQFQKTQGVLDKPDENNSLPDPGDWDPNYREELLLQEDSSEMSNLTSEFSKGVHLGHAGVSQEPFTGVRRPNQISNLNPSMSQRPIGQTQAFLPGEVGSPPSGHELHGGYMHNMANPSYLMPHFAQSSPSRLGQQPALHRFNQGRATAVHYNETHAKAQPSHSSYNADSPLSAARNGASWGRRGSNPLPNIPPTSRTRKDYKRIA; this is encoded by the exons ATGGATGAGGCTAGTACTAGCTCTAAGGCCGTTGATTCCTCGGAGTTGGCAGCAGAGGGAAccttatcatcatcatcatcatcaccttCTGCTGCTGCCTCAGCAGCGCCATCATGGCGTCCCAGCCAGCGAGTCTTTGGTCCTTATTTGCCTGTTGTCCAGGCAAATGCTAACCCCCACAGTTTGCGGGTAGTTGTTAGAAGACCT TTGGTGGCAAGGTTAACTAAAGATATCGTTGAGACATACCGCATCTGCAATCCTCAATTCACTTACTCTGAAGAATTGAATCCAAAGAGATTCCTGACGTCCCCATCGGTTGGTGTGTTGAATGATGGCCACGATAATGCAAACTCAGACCTCATTCTTTCTGTCAATCTTGAGTTGGCCAATTTGGACACAAAGAGAAG GTATGTAGTCAAGGATATGCTTGGCCATGGAACTTTTGGTCAGGTTGCTAAGTGCTGGGTTGAAGAATCAAATGCATTTCTTGCTGTTAAGGTCATCAAGAATCAACCAGCGTATTATCAACAAGCACTTGTTGAAGTTTCTATCCTGACAACA tTAAATAAGAAGTATGATCCTGATGATAAGCACCATATTGTCCGGATTTACGATTACTTTGTATATCGACGTCACTTGTGCATTGCTTTTGAACTGCTTGACACAAATCT CTATGAGCTTATAAAGTTGAACCATTTTAGAGGATTGTCTTTGAGCATTGTCCAGTTGTTCTCGAAGCAG ATATTGCGTGGATTAGCACTAATGAAAGATGCTGGTATAATTCACTGTGATCTGAAGCCTGAGAACATTCTTTTATGCACTAG TGTGAAGCCAGCTGAAGTAAAAATTATAGACTTTGGGTCAGCATGCATGGAGGATCGTACTGTTTACTCTTATATCCAG AGTCGGTACTATCGGTCACCTGAAGTCCTCCTTGGATATCa ATATACCACTGCTATTGACATGTGGTCATTTGGTTGCATAGTTGCTGAATTATTTCTAGGACTTCCGCTGTTCCCAGGAGCTTCAGAATTTGATCTTCTGAGGAGAATGATTAAAATACTTGG GGGGCAACCCCCTGATTACATACTGAAGGATGCCAAAAATACCAGCAAGTTCTTCAAGTTTGTTGGGAGCATTAATCAAGAAGAGTGTGGGCCTGGTCCTATGAGCAGATCTAGTGTTTATCAGGCTTTGACAGAAGAAGAATATGAAGCT AGAGAGTCAAAAAAGCCAGTAATTGGGAAGGAATATTTCAATCATATGAACCTTGAAGCCATCGTCAGGAAATATCCTTACAAGAAGATTTTGCGAGAGGAAGAGATTATTAAAG AGAATCAAATACGATTAGCACTAATAGATTTCTTGAGGGGGCTTGTTGAGTTTGATCCAGCTAAGCGATGGTCACCTGTGCAG GCATCAAAGCATCCTTTTGTGACTGGGGAGCCTTTCACATGTCCTTATAGACCTGCACCGGAGACACCTCGACTG CCTGTTTCTCAGAATGTTAAGGTAGATCATCACCCAGCTGGAGGTCATTGGTTTGCTGCTGGTCTATCTCCTAAT ATTTCAGGCAGAAATCGAGTTGCAGTGCCGAGCAGCCCTCATTATCAGGTTATGCAATATGCACATGTAGGTAGCTATGGTAGCCTAGGAAGTCATGGCAGTTACCACGATGGTGCTGCGCTTGGCAGTAGTTATGGAAGTTATGGTGATAGCAGTAATCTCCATGCATTTTATTCGCCTGTGGGTCCATCTGGGATGCATCTTTATGCACAGAATGGTGTATCAATTCTTGGGAGCAGTCCAGACACCAGGAGATTTAAGCAGCTTCCTCATGGAAATGGGCTTGGTGTCAGCCCAGGAAATTTTGTTCCTATGTCTCTTGGAACGAGCCCTTCGCAATTTACTCCTCCTAGCATGTATAGTCAGATCTCCGCTGGTTCTCCAGGAAATTATGGTCCTTCGTCACCATCGAGGGGTAGTTGTCATGGATCACCTTTAGGGAAGATGGCAGCAGGTAGCCAGTATAATAGAAGAAAAGGTTGGGGATATCCAGGTAGCTATCAGTCTCAAGAAATATCATCATCCTCTCACTGGCAAGGGCAGGTTGCAGATGGCAACAACTCTAGCCAAGTCAATTCTCCAGTCTTTGGTGGCTCTCTGATGCATCTACACAGTAACTCAAACCCCAGACAGCAAGGATCAAGCAGTGCGAATGTTGGTTTCTCAAATGTGCATTCATCAATGCTCGGTGGGCATGCACAATTCCAGAAAACCCAGGGTGTTCTTGATAAACCTGATGAAAACAACTCATTGCCTGATCCTGGCGATTGGGATCCCAATTATAG GGAAGAACTGCTTCTGCAAGAAGATAGCTCAGAAATGAGCAACTTAACTAGTGAATTCTCCAAGGGGGTGCATCTTGGTCATGCTGGGGTCTCTCAAGAACCATTTACTGGAGTGAGAAGACCAAACCAGATCTCTAATCTGAATCCCAGTATGTCTCAGAG ACCTATTGGGCAAACTCAAGCATTTTTACCTGGAGAGGTAGGAAGCCCTCCTTCAGGTCATGAGCTGCATGGTGGATATATGCATAACATGGCTAATCCATCATATTTGATGCCTCATTTTGCACAAAGTTCTCCAAGCCGCTTGGGACAACAGCCAGCTCTTCACCGATTTAACCAGGGGAGAGCAACAGCTGTTCATTACAATGAAACTCATGCCAAGGCACAGCCATCTCATTCTAGCTATAACGCGGATAGTCCACTTTCTGCTGCAAGGAATGGTGCATCATGGG GGCGTAGAGGTAGCAATCCTCTTCCAAACATTCCACCAACTTCCCGGACAAGAAAAGATTACAAAAGAATTGCTTAA